A window of Cyclopterus lumpus isolate fCycLum1 chromosome 14, fCycLum1.pri, whole genome shotgun sequence contains these coding sequences:
- the plp1b gene encoding proteolipid protein 1b has product MGCYDCCIRCIGAVPYTSLVATLLCYAGMALFCGCGHEALSQTEVLVETYFARNVQDFVVMASFIKYFQYVIYGLASFFFLYGILLLAEGFYTTSAVKQTFGEFRSTHCGRCLSLTFVIVTYIFAFIWLAVFAFTAIPVFFLFNMEQTCHNINLLAETTPSINQHGWICMDARQYGLLPWNAMPGKVCGMTLASICKTSEFYVTYDLYIAAFAGAGITLLALFVYLAATTYNYAVLRFLGRKGVR; this is encoded by the exons ATGG GTTGTTATGATTGCTGTATCCGGTGCATTGGGGCAGTGCCCTACACATCCCTGGTGGCCACCCTGCTGTGCTATGCCGGCATGGCCTTATTTTGTGGCTGCGGGCATGAAGCGTTGTCCCAGACCGAAGTTCTCGTCGAGACTTACTTCGCCCGCAACGTCCAGGACTTTGTGGTCATGGCCTCCTT TATCAAATACTTCCAGTACGTGATCTATGGCCTGGCATCGTTTTTCTTCCTCTATGGTATCCTGCTGCTGGCTGAGGGTTTCTACACCACGAGCGCGGTCAAGCAGACGTTTGGGGAATTCAGGAGCACCCACTGTGGCCGCTGCCTCAGCTTGACG TTTGTCATCGTGACTTACATCTTTGCTTTCATTTGGCTGGCGGTGTTTGCCTTCACTGCTATCCCAGTCTTCTTCTTGTTCAACATGGAGCAGACCTGCCACAACATAAACCTCCTGGCTGAAACAACCCCCAGCATTAATCAGCACGGCTGGATTTGCATGGATGCCAGGCAGTATG GTCTGCTTCCTTGGAATGCGATGCCGGGCAAGGTTTGTGGAATGACCTTGGCATCTATTTGCAAAACCAGCGAA TTCTACGTCACCTATGATTTGTACATAGCCGCATTTGCTGGTGCTGGGATCACTCTGTTGGCACTG TTTGTGTATCTGGCTGCCACCACATACAACTACGCAGTCTTGCGGTTCCTGGGCAGGAAAGGTGTCCGCTAA